Proteins encoded together in one Monomorium pharaonis isolate MP-MQ-018 chromosome 8, ASM1337386v2, whole genome shotgun sequence window:
- the LOC114253737 gene encoding zinc finger BED domain-containing protein 4: FNHTHCKELSLFDIHIRTGPRDKLSFLNNGNPVINNKIIVIRYQGFLCLHGFSPRANKGQSLFALIASFTTILDSRFKTKFLSDENKAKQWIIDELLEINNRAEDKDTHSHNVNPVQEQDIISETHNDIWKCFDDIVNNSKSDNSDNSIIEDSLNTGLFKKQPSNRSKKKISIHNAELTKYLTIPLSPRTEDPLTWWKTHALEYPNLKIFVLKYLSAPPSSVHSERLFNARKLVYSDNRNKLSPQNAEMLLFIMKNLLILNYDY, encoded by the coding sequence TTTAACCATACACATTGTAAAGAGCTCAGTCTCTTCGACATTCACATACGTACGGGGCCCCGCGACAAACTTAGTTTTCTGAACAACGGGAATCcagttataaataacaaaattattgtaattcgCTATCAGGGGTTTTTATGCCTACACGGCTTTTCCCCTAGAGCCAATAAAGGTCAATCCCTTTTTGCTCTAATTGCATCATTTACCACCATATTAGATTCaagatttaaaactaaatttttatcagaCGAAAATAAGGCGAAACAATGGATAATCGACgaattacttgaaataaataatagagcCGAAGATAAAGACACACACAGTCATAATGTCAATCCTGTTCAAGAACAAGATATCATCAGTGAAACACACAACGACATTTGGAAGTGTTTTGACGACATCGTGAATAATTCAAAATCAGATAATAGCGATAATAGTATTATTGAGGATTCATTAAACACGggattgtttaaaaaacaacCAAGTAATcgcagtaaaaaaaaaatttcaattcacaATGCCGAATTAACAAAGTATCTGACGATACCTCTATCACCAAGAACTGAAGATCCTTTAACATGGTGGAAAACCCATGCTTTAGAATATCCTaatctcaaaatttttgttttaaaatatttgagtgCTCCACCTTCTTCTGTACATTCCGAAAGACTCTTTAACGCAAGAAAATTAGTTTACTCTgacaatagaaataaattatcaccGCAAAATGCggaaatgttattatttataatgaaaaatttattaatattaaactatgattattaa